The Nitrospira sp. sequence GCTCATAGTCATACACCCCGCTATCGACAATAACCCGTCGCCCATCTATCGCTAACTCATAACTGAGCGTGTCGCTATGGGCATGCCCGGGCTGATAGTCGGGGCCGATCGGCCCACAGTCAATAATAAGCATATCGTTCCCCTGACGGCAGACGTAGTAGCCAGTCGCCGGAAATGCATGTAACGTCATATCTGCTGTCGAACTTGAGGCCTTGTACCCGATTATCCTGTCAGCATAGTCGAAAATCTGGTCAGGAGTTGGAGCGATACCGAACGCCGAATCATTGAAGAGAGGAGTATCCCCGTCTGGCATGCGGATGCCACTCAGGAAATCAAGCGCAGCAGTGACCTTGCTTGTGAATGTGTCCGTTACGTCATGTGAAATCACCGCACGTGAGTTCCGGGCAAGATTCAACACGTCGAGATAATCGACCAGACAAATGGAGTGATACATAGGGCTTCGCTCAAAATGCCCGCCATCGGGGAGAAATTGTTCATCCAATTCTTCTTGCAATATCTGTTGGCCCTTCTGAATCCATCTGTCTGCATCCGCTCCTTCGAAATATATGCCGGCGAAGAACAGCGCCACACCATTTTTGAGGTAATGATTCGCCAAGAGGTGATACTCAATGTTCTGTTCCAACCACAGCGCCTGTCGATACAGACTTTCCATCCACTCGAGCCTGAATACCTGTCCAGGGATATGATCAGGACTGGTCTTGCCAGCCTCCATGCGAGAACGGGGCGCGTCACTCGATAGGAAGAATTTTATCCAGTTCACGACCCTGAGCGAGACCGTATAGGGTTCCCACGCATCTTCAGTCCCGAGCGGATTGTGCCGGATCCAGTCCGTAACGAGAAGACGCTTATTTTCAGAAGAGCGCTGCGAATCATGCAAGTAGTCAAAATAGTGAAGGTTATAGCGCCACAGTTTTGGCATCTCCTTGGAGGCCCAATTTCCCGTTCCCGGATCAAACGGTTTCGATCTCCCAAGAAAACACAAATGTGAATCACCCTCTCTATGGGCAGAGGCAAAGACTCCAGGGAGCATCGCAATCCCTGGGCGAAGACTGACATCAACAGTCTTGCTTATTGACTGAAACCGAGGAAAGATTCGCCGCTGAAGAAGGTACCCAACCTGTGAAGGGCGGAGATGAACCAGCGTCCTGGCGTAGAAAGACAGTCGATTCATGCGAGACAACGCTTATCTCAGCGAATCCATGATGTCGAAGGTAACTTGAGTCACTTCAACAAGTTCATGCCAGGGAATCGGCGAGCATTCGCCACGGCGAATCGCGCTCACGAATGCGTCGACGCATGAGGTATTTCCTTTGTCTTGACTCCAGAGATCCATTTTTCGAAAACCGGACCACCCATAGCCGCGAAGCTTTCGGAAATTATCCAATTGCAGCACTTTACCTGCGCAAAACACTTCCAATCGCTCTTTGGGGAACGATTTATGCCCATTCCCGAAATAGTGTATGGTTCCAATTGATCCATCTCTGAACTCTAAAGTGACAGTAACGTTGTCTTCTCTGGCAGGAGCTCCTGACGATTTGCCCATTAGCATAGCCTGGACCGCAATAATCGGTGAACCTGCCAGAAAACGAAGAAGATCCACAAAATGACACCCTTCACCGATAATCCGCCCCCCTCCGATCATTCGATCCTGAGTCCAGTGTTCATCGGAAATGTGGCCGGCATTGACCGTCATGACAAACGTCTTGGGCTCCGTAATTCCGACAACCAACTCTTTCACCCGTCGAACCTGCGGAGCAAAACGACGATTGAACCCAACCATCAAGAGTGGTGGAGAATCCCGCTTCTCGATGCATTCCTCATAGAGATCAGCGACCGCTTTCAGCTCTTCCCTGGTGATGGCCAACGGCTTTTCAACAAACACATGTTTGCCAGCTTTCAGAGCTTCAGCGGTAAGCGTTGCATGACTGTCATGCCGGGTTGCGATTATGACGGTGTTGATATCGGATGATTCGATCACATTCTTACTGTCGCTCGTGATCTCCGAAAAGCCGAACTTGCGCCCTGCGTGGGCGGCAGTCACACCAGTGCTACTGGCAACAACCTTAAAAATGATCCCGGCGCGTTTAAACGCCGGCAGAAGCACTTGCGTCGCATAGTTACCGGCACCAATACAGCCCATGACCGGTGAGGTGGCTGGATGACCCACCTCGATTGACTCCTCCGAACACCTTATCGTCCTGCTCAGCAATCTCTTATGGGCAAAGACATCTGGTTTCGGATATTGCAAGACAATTCCGAGTGACGGGACTCGGCTGGAAATAATGTCATAGGCGGTTGTAGCCTGCTCAAACGGAATACGATGCGATATGAGCAAGTCTGTCTGGAGACGGCCGTCTGCCAACATATCGAGAACCGCCTCAAAATTACGTTGCTCCGTCCATCGGACGAAGCCAAGGGGATAATCGTGGCCGTGATCCTCGTATGAGCTATCGTAGCGTCCCGGCCCATAGGAGCAGGATACCTGGAACGTCAATTCCTTTTCATAGAAGTCGGCACGGGAAAGTTCTAACCCCGTCACACCGACGAGCACGATCCGTCCGCGCTTCCGGCACATGTGCGCTGCTTGATGAACAGGCTCGTTACTCTTCGTAGACGCAGTGATGATGACTGCATCCACACCTCGGCCGCGGGAGAAGGCCATGGCTGCCCCCACGGGATCGGGGTTCTGACTGAGATCAACCGTTTCCGCTCCAAGTTTCTGCGCGAGTGCGATTTTACTTCCGTCATAGTCTAACCCCAGGACCCGACACCCATGAGACCTCAACAGTTGAACCGCCATCAATCCGATCAATCCAAGTCCAGTAACCACGACAGCCTCGCCCAGGCTGGGCTGAATGAGGCGGATCCCCTGCAACCCAATCGCACCGATCACGGTGAACGAAGCAGCATCGTCGCTCACGGAGTCCGGAACTCTCGCACAGAGGTTTTTCGGGACACAGACAATTTCCGCATGCTTGCCATTCGACGCCACTCTGTCTCCAACTGAAAAGCCGGTCACTCCCTGCCCGATCTCAAGCACCATCCCCACGTTGCAATACCCCATCGGGAGCGGTTGATCCAGCTTATTCCGGACCGCCTCGAGCGTGGGCAGCACTCCGTCTGTCTTGACCTTATCCAATACCATTCGAACCTTTTCCGGTTGCTGGCGAGCTTTTTCGAACACATTTGCCTTACCGAATTCGACCAGCATGCGCTCCGTTCCCACCGAAACAAGCGAGTGAGTCGTCCTGATCAGCAGGTGGTTCTCTCTGACCTTCGGGCTCGGAATATCGGCGAGACTGGTTTCACCCGATGAAAGATTCTGCAATATTTGTTTCATTTACACCTTACTCACAACAAATCGAAGCTTTCCCGTCTTGCCGCGTTCCAGATGGGACACATGATCAACTTTGATTGTTACATCGCGGCCTACACGCTTCTGCGCTTCATCCAGAAGGCGCCGTTCGTCAGCACCGCTATAGCCTTCGCGTTTGACGATTCTAAAGACGAGCGTCTCACGATCCGGTTGATAGATTTGAGCCTCTCTGATCTGAGTCAAATCTTTGAAAATATGATCGAGCCTGCC is a genomic window containing:
- a CDS encoding bi-domain-containing oxidoreductase, whose amino-acid sequence is MKQILQNLSSGETSLADIPSPKVRENHLLIRTTHSLVSVGTERMLVEFGKANVFEKARQQPEKVRMVLDKVKTDGVLPTLEAVRNKLDQPLPMGYCNVGMVLEIGQGVTGFSVGDRVASNGKHAEIVCVPKNLCARVPDSVSDDAASFTVIGAIGLQGIRLIQPSLGEAVVVTGLGLIGLMAVQLLRSHGCRVLGLDYDGSKIALAQKLGAETVDLSQNPDPVGAAMAFSRGRGVDAVIITASTKSNEPVHQAAHMCRKRGRIVLVGVTGLELSRADFYEKELTFQVSCSYGPGRYDSSYEDHGHDYPLGFVRWTEQRNFEAVLDMLADGRLQTDLLISHRIPFEQATTAYDIISSRVPSLGIVLQYPKPDVFAHKRLLSRTIRCSEESIEVGHPATSPVMGCIGAGNYATQVLLPAFKRAGIIFKVVASSTGVTAAHAGRKFGFSEITSDSKNVIESSDINTVIIATRHDSHATLTAEALKAGKHVFVEKPLAITREELKAVADLYEECIEKRDSPPLLMVGFNRRFAPQVRRVKELVVGITEPKTFVMTVNAGHISDEHWTQDRMIGGGRIIGEGCHFVDLLRFLAGSPIIAVQAMLMGKSSGAPAREDNVTVTLEFRDGSIGTIHYFGNGHKSFPKERLEVFCAGKVLQLDNFRKLRGYGWSGFRKMDLWSQDKGNTSCVDAFVSAIRRGECSPIPWHELVEVTQVTFDIMDSLR
- a CDS encoding alginate lyase family protein, with translation MPKLWRYNLHYFDYLHDSQRSSENKRLLVTDWIRHNPLGTEDAWEPYTVSLRVVNWIKFFLSSDAPRSRMEAGKTSPDHIPGQVFRLEWMESLYRQALWLEQNIEYHLLANHYLKNGVALFFAGIYFEGADADRWIQKGQQILQEELDEQFLPDGGHFERSPMYHSICLVDYLDVLNLARNSRAVISHDVTDTFTSKVTAALDFLSGIRMPDGDTPLFNDSAFGIAPTPDQIFDYADRIIGYKASSSTADMTLHAFPATGYYVCRQGNDMLIIDCGPIGPDYQPGHAHSDTLSYELAIDGRRVIVDSGVYDYEPSLERAYARSTRAHNTVMVDGEEQSEVWGVFRVARRAKPLRAHIAATGHESALFEGGHDGYRRLSGKPIHTRRIACDGRGSWIVTDKVEGQGTHRMESFVHIHPDFTIAKSETGCFRIERDGEVVATIEAMSACRVEIEQGCYFSEFGLRQENLVIAFSCSGEIPLQLSYRIQRATSRQPDPPSPCESSSCHIISLPK